From a region of the Triticum aestivum cultivar Chinese Spring chromosome 7D, IWGSC CS RefSeq v2.1, whole genome shotgun sequence genome:
- the LOC123165606 gene encoding bidirectional sugar transporter SWEET15 produces the protein MAFLNMEQHTWAFTFGILGNIISLMVFLSPLPTFYRVYRKKSTEGFQSTPYLVTLFSCLLWMYYAFLKSGSELLLTINAVGCVIESLYIAMYLVYAPKSARLLTAKLFIGLDVGLFGLIALVTMLASHGPLRVQVVGWICVAVALGVFAAPLSIIRLVIRTKSVEFMPFSLSFFLVLSAVIWFAYGALKKDIFVAMPNVLGFLFGVAQMALYMAYRNKKPATVVLVHEEMKLPEHVKEVAGGAKPQGGAPAEGRISCGAEVHPIDVLPAVAVDEQAAGAGDEDVIRDDQNMLRPEQPTVIKPDVAIVVQA, from the exons GCCGACGTTCTACCGTGTGTACCGCAAGAAGTCGACGGAGGGGTTCCAGTCGACGCCCTACCTGGTGACGCTCTTCAGCTGCCTGCTGTGGATGTACTACGCCTTCCTCAAGTCCGGCTCCGAGCTCCTCCTCACCATCAACGCCGTCGGCTGCGTCATCGAGAGCCTCTACATCGCCATGTACCTGGTCTACGCCCCCAAGAGCGCCAGGCTCCTCACCGCCAAGCTCTTCATTGGCCTCGACGTCGGCCTCTTCGGCCTCATCGCCCTCGTCACCATGCTGGCGTCGCACGGCCCCCTCCGCGTCCAGGTCGTCGGCTGGATCTGCGTCGCCGTCGCGCTCGGCGTCTTCGCCGCTCCCTTGAGCATCATC AGGCTTGTGATCCGGACCAAGAGCGTGGAGTTCATGCCCTTCTCGCTGTCCTTCTTCCTGGTCCTCAGCGCGGTCATCTGGTTCGCGTACGGCGCGCTCAAGAAGGACATCTTCGTGGCGATGCCCAACGTGCTGGGCTTCTTGTTCGGCGTGGCGCAGATGGCGCTCTACATGGCGTACCGGAACAAGAAGCCCGCCACCGTGGTACTGGTGCACGAGGAGATGAAGCTGCCGGAGCACGTCAAGGAGGTGGCCGGCGGCGCCAAGCCGcagggcggcgcgccggccgaggggAGGATCAGCTGCGGCGCCGAGGTGCACCCCATTGACGTGCTCCCGGCGGTGGCTGTCGACGAGCAAGCCGCCGGAGCGGGCGACGAGGACGTGATCCGCGACGACCAGAACATGCTCAGGCCGGAGCAGCCGACGGTCATCAAGCCTGACGTCGCCATTGTCGTCCAGGCGTAG